A single genomic interval of Theropithecus gelada isolate Dixy chromosome 16, Tgel_1.0, whole genome shotgun sequence harbors:
- the FAM222B gene encoding protein FAM222B isoform X1 — protein sequence MLACLPGPGDLSFQLLSHTQMNTGLQKWDTTQKMRTAHYPTPAELDAYAKKVANNPLTIKIFPNSVKVPQRKHVRRTVNGLDTSAQRYSPYPTQAATKAGLLAIVKVPAKSILKDFDGTRARLLPEAIMNPPVAPYATVAPSTLAHPQAQALARQQALQHAQTLAHAPPQTLQHPQGIPPPQALSHPQSLQQPQGLGHPQPMAQTQGLVHPQALAHQGLQHPHNPLLHGGRKMPDSDAPPNVTVSTSTIPLSMAATLQHSQPPDLSSIVHQINQFCQTRAGISTTSVCEGQIANPSPISRSLLINASTRVSTHSVPTPMPSCVVNPMEHTHAATAALPAAGPVNLPTGISRAPTGYPSDLKPVTWNQHQLAHLQQMCSEAGGTPAPGLTGKHAAGRELAGPGFVGKAPAYPQELCLAPSFHLKPPLEKPTPSPPVNGMAAPLAYPNGHYFQPLWNNILPTPNSDSSGSQDLAMPFHGGQPTGAPLDCAAAPGAHYRAGTGGGPVASQNSLMQTVDYLSGDFQQACFREQSLAMLSKAHRAPGNRAPDPTESRSLHIQHPGYR from the exons ATGCTAGCCTGTCTACCAGGGCCAGGTGACCTGTCCTTTCAGCTTCTTTCTCACACGCAGATGAACACTGGACTTCAGAAAT gGGACACTACACAGAAAATGAGAACTGCTCACTATCCTACCCCAGCCGAATTGGATGCATATGCTAAGAAGGTCGCAAACAACCCACTGACTATAAAAATCTTCCCCAACAGTGTGAAGGTTCCCCAGCGGAAACACGTTCGTCGTACTGTGAACGGCCTCGACACATCAGCCCAGCGCTACAGCCCCTACCCGACACAGGCTGCCACCAAGGCAGGCCTGCTTGCCATTGTCAAAGTGCCAGCCAAAAGCATACTCAAGGACTTTGACGGCACCCGAGCCCGGTTGCTCCCTGAGGCCATCATGAACCCCCCAGTGGCACCGTATGCTACTGTGGCACCCAGCACTTTAGCCCACCCCCAGGCCCAGGCTCTGGCCCGCCAGCAGGCCCTGCAGCATGCACAGACCCTGGCCCATGCCCCTCCCCAGACGCTGCAGCACCCTCAGGGTATCCCGCCACCCCAGGCATTGTCCCACCCTCAGAGCCTCCAGCAGCCTCAGGGCCTGGGCCACCCTCAGCCCATGGCCCAAACCCAGGGCTTGGTCCACCCTCAGGCCCTGGCTCACCAGGGTCTCCAGCACCCCCACAATCCCTTGCTGCATGGAGGCCGGAAGATGCCAGACTCAGATGCCCCCCCGAATGTGACCGTGTCTACCTCAACTATCCCCCTTTCAATGGCGGCCACTCTGCAGCACAGCCAGCCCCCGGACCTGAGTAGCATCGTGCACCAGATCAACCAGTTTTGCCAGACGAGGGCAGGCATCAGCACTACCTCAGTGTGTGAGGGCCAGATCGCCAACCCCAGCCCCATTAGTCGCAGTCTGCTCATCAATGCAAGCACCCGGGTGTCGACCCACAGCGTCCCCACACCAATGCCTTCATGTGTGGTCAATCCCATGGAGCACACCCATGCGGCCACTGCCGCGTTGCCTGCTGCAGGTCCTGTCAACCTGCCCACAGGCATCTCTCGCGCCCCCACTGGCTACCCTAGCGACCTCAAGCCAGTCACCTGGAACCAGCACCAGCTGGCCCACCTACAACAGATGTGCAGCGAGGCTGGTGGGACGCCAGCCCCTGGCCTGACAGGCAAGCATGCAGCAGGACGCGAGTTGGCAGGGCCTGGCTTTGTGGGCAAAGCCCCTGCCTACCCGCAAGAACTCTGCCTGGCGCCGTCCTTCCATCTGAAGCCACCCCTGGAAAAGCCGACCCCATCCCCACCAGTCAACGGCATGGCAGCCCCATTGGCCTACCCCAATGGCCACTACTTCCAACCCCTGTGGAACAACATTCTGCCCACTCCCAATAGCGACAGCTCGGGGTCTCAGGACCTCGCCATGCCGTTCCACGGTGGGCAGCCCACAGGTGCACCCCTCGACTGTGCAGCAGCTCCCGGGGCCCACTACCGAGCAGGGACCGGGGGCGGTCCAGTGGCAAGCCAGAACAGCTTAATGCAAACAGTGGATTACCTAAGTGGGGATTTCCAACAGGCCTGCTTCCGAGAACAGAGCCTGGCCATGCTGAGCAAGGCCCACCGAGCCCCTGGCAACCGAGCCCCCGATCCCACAGAGAGTCGAAGTCTTCATATTCAGCACCCAGGGTATAGATAG
- the FAM222B gene encoding protein FAM222B isoform X2: MRTAHYPTPAELDAYAKKVANNPLTIKIFPNSVKVPQRKHVRRTVNGLDTSAQRYSPYPTQAATKAGLLAIVKVPAKSILKDFDGTRARLLPEAIMNPPVAPYATVAPSTLAHPQAQALARQQALQHAQTLAHAPPQTLQHPQGIPPPQALSHPQSLQQPQGLGHPQPMAQTQGLVHPQALAHQGLQHPHNPLLHGGRKMPDSDAPPNVTVSTSTIPLSMAATLQHSQPPDLSSIVHQINQFCQTRAGISTTSVCEGQIANPSPISRSLLINASTRVSTHSVPTPMPSCVVNPMEHTHAATAALPAAGPVNLPTGISRAPTGYPSDLKPVTWNQHQLAHLQQMCSEAGGTPAPGLTGKHAAGRELAGPGFVGKAPAYPQELCLAPSFHLKPPLEKPTPSPPVNGMAAPLAYPNGHYFQPLWNNILPTPNSDSSGSQDLAMPFHGGQPTGAPLDCAAAPGAHYRAGTGGGPVASQNSLMQTVDYLSGDFQQACFREQSLAMLSKAHRAPGNRAPDPTESRSLHIQHPGYR; encoded by the coding sequence ATGAGAACTGCTCACTATCCTACCCCAGCCGAATTGGATGCATATGCTAAGAAGGTCGCAAACAACCCACTGACTATAAAAATCTTCCCCAACAGTGTGAAGGTTCCCCAGCGGAAACACGTTCGTCGTACTGTGAACGGCCTCGACACATCAGCCCAGCGCTACAGCCCCTACCCGACACAGGCTGCCACCAAGGCAGGCCTGCTTGCCATTGTCAAAGTGCCAGCCAAAAGCATACTCAAGGACTTTGACGGCACCCGAGCCCGGTTGCTCCCTGAGGCCATCATGAACCCCCCAGTGGCACCGTATGCTACTGTGGCACCCAGCACTTTAGCCCACCCCCAGGCCCAGGCTCTGGCCCGCCAGCAGGCCCTGCAGCATGCACAGACCCTGGCCCATGCCCCTCCCCAGACGCTGCAGCACCCTCAGGGTATCCCGCCACCCCAGGCATTGTCCCACCCTCAGAGCCTCCAGCAGCCTCAGGGCCTGGGCCACCCTCAGCCCATGGCCCAAACCCAGGGCTTGGTCCACCCTCAGGCCCTGGCTCACCAGGGTCTCCAGCACCCCCACAATCCCTTGCTGCATGGAGGCCGGAAGATGCCAGACTCAGATGCCCCCCCGAATGTGACCGTGTCTACCTCAACTATCCCCCTTTCAATGGCGGCCACTCTGCAGCACAGCCAGCCCCCGGACCTGAGTAGCATCGTGCACCAGATCAACCAGTTTTGCCAGACGAGGGCAGGCATCAGCACTACCTCAGTGTGTGAGGGCCAGATCGCCAACCCCAGCCCCATTAGTCGCAGTCTGCTCATCAATGCAAGCACCCGGGTGTCGACCCACAGCGTCCCCACACCAATGCCTTCATGTGTGGTCAATCCCATGGAGCACACCCATGCGGCCACTGCCGCGTTGCCTGCTGCAGGTCCTGTCAACCTGCCCACAGGCATCTCTCGCGCCCCCACTGGCTACCCTAGCGACCTCAAGCCAGTCACCTGGAACCAGCACCAGCTGGCCCACCTACAACAGATGTGCAGCGAGGCTGGTGGGACGCCAGCCCCTGGCCTGACAGGCAAGCATGCAGCAGGACGCGAGTTGGCAGGGCCTGGCTTTGTGGGCAAAGCCCCTGCCTACCCGCAAGAACTCTGCCTGGCGCCGTCCTTCCATCTGAAGCCACCCCTGGAAAAGCCGACCCCATCCCCACCAGTCAACGGCATGGCAGCCCCATTGGCCTACCCCAATGGCCACTACTTCCAACCCCTGTGGAACAACATTCTGCCCACTCCCAATAGCGACAGCTCGGGGTCTCAGGACCTCGCCATGCCGTTCCACGGTGGGCAGCCCACAGGTGCACCCCTCGACTGTGCAGCAGCTCCCGGGGCCCACTACCGAGCAGGGACCGGGGGCGGTCCAGTGGCAAGCCAGAACAGCTTAATGCAAACAGTGGATTACCTAAGTGGGGATTTCCAACAGGCCTGCTTCCGAGAACAGAGCCTGGCCATGCTGAGCAAGGCCCACCGAGCCCCTGGCAACCGAGCCCCCGATCCCACAGAGAGTCGAAGTCTTCATATTCAGCACCCAGGGTATAGATAG
- the FAM222B gene encoding protein FAM222B isoform X3, which yields MNPPVAPYATVAPSTLAHPQAQALARQQALQHAQTLAHAPPQTLQHPQGIPPPQALSHPQSLQQPQGLGHPQPMAQTQGLVHPQALAHQGLQHPHNPLLHGGRKMPDSDAPPNVTVSTSTIPLSMAATLQHSQPPDLSSIVHQINQFCQTRAGISTTSVCEGQIANPSPISRSLLINASTRVSTHSVPTPMPSCVVNPMEHTHAATAALPAAGPVNLPTGISRAPTGYPSDLKPVTWNQHQLAHLQQMCSEAGGTPAPGLTGKHAAGRELAGPGFVGKAPAYPQELCLAPSFHLKPPLEKPTPSPPVNGMAAPLAYPNGHYFQPLWNNILPTPNSDSSGSQDLAMPFHGGQPTGAPLDCAAAPGAHYRAGTGGGPVASQNSLMQTVDYLSGDFQQACFREQSLAMLSKAHRAPGNRAPDPTESRSLHIQHPGYR from the coding sequence ATGAACCCCCCAGTGGCACCGTATGCTACTGTGGCACCCAGCACTTTAGCCCACCCCCAGGCCCAGGCTCTGGCCCGCCAGCAGGCCCTGCAGCATGCACAGACCCTGGCCCATGCCCCTCCCCAGACGCTGCAGCACCCTCAGGGTATCCCGCCACCCCAGGCATTGTCCCACCCTCAGAGCCTCCAGCAGCCTCAGGGCCTGGGCCACCCTCAGCCCATGGCCCAAACCCAGGGCTTGGTCCACCCTCAGGCCCTGGCTCACCAGGGTCTCCAGCACCCCCACAATCCCTTGCTGCATGGAGGCCGGAAGATGCCAGACTCAGATGCCCCCCCGAATGTGACCGTGTCTACCTCAACTATCCCCCTTTCAATGGCGGCCACTCTGCAGCACAGCCAGCCCCCGGACCTGAGTAGCATCGTGCACCAGATCAACCAGTTTTGCCAGACGAGGGCAGGCATCAGCACTACCTCAGTGTGTGAGGGCCAGATCGCCAACCCCAGCCCCATTAGTCGCAGTCTGCTCATCAATGCAAGCACCCGGGTGTCGACCCACAGCGTCCCCACACCAATGCCTTCATGTGTGGTCAATCCCATGGAGCACACCCATGCGGCCACTGCCGCGTTGCCTGCTGCAGGTCCTGTCAACCTGCCCACAGGCATCTCTCGCGCCCCCACTGGCTACCCTAGCGACCTCAAGCCAGTCACCTGGAACCAGCACCAGCTGGCCCACCTACAACAGATGTGCAGCGAGGCTGGTGGGACGCCAGCCCCTGGCCTGACAGGCAAGCATGCAGCAGGACGCGAGTTGGCAGGGCCTGGCTTTGTGGGCAAAGCCCCTGCCTACCCGCAAGAACTCTGCCTGGCGCCGTCCTTCCATCTGAAGCCACCCCTGGAAAAGCCGACCCCATCCCCACCAGTCAACGGCATGGCAGCCCCATTGGCCTACCCCAATGGCCACTACTTCCAACCCCTGTGGAACAACATTCTGCCCACTCCCAATAGCGACAGCTCGGGGTCTCAGGACCTCGCCATGCCGTTCCACGGTGGGCAGCCCACAGGTGCACCCCTCGACTGTGCAGCAGCTCCCGGGGCCCACTACCGAGCAGGGACCGGGGGCGGTCCAGTGGCAAGCCAGAACAGCTTAATGCAAACAGTGGATTACCTAAGTGGGGATTTCCAACAGGCCTGCTTCCGAGAACAGAGCCTGGCCATGCTGAGCAAGGCCCACCGAGCCCCTGGCAACCGAGCCCCCGATCCCACAGAGAGTCGAAGTCTTCATATTCAGCACCCAGGGTATAGATAG